In the Phaseolus vulgaris cultivar G19833 chromosome 7, P. vulgaris v2.0, whole genome shotgun sequence genome, one interval contains:
- the LOC137830311 gene encoding large ribosomal subunit protein eL24 yields the protein MVLKTELCRFSGAKIYPGKGIRFVRGDSQVFLFANSKCKRYFHNRLKPSKLTWTAMYRKQHKKDIAQEAVKKRRRATKKPYSRSIVGATLEVIQKKRAEKPEVRDAAREAALREIKERVKKTKDEKKAKKAEVQAKLQKSQGKGAVSKGAAPKGPKLGGGGGKR from the exons GACCGAACTTTGCCGTTTCAGTGGTGCAAAGATCTACCCTGGGAAAGGCATACGATTTGTTCGTGGTGATTCTCAG GTCTTCCTCTTCGCCAACTCCAAATGCAAGAGGTATTTCCACAACCGATTGAAGCCATCAAAGCTCACCTGGACAGCCATGTACAGGAAACAGCATAAGAAG GATATTGCCCAAGAAGCTGTGAAGAAGAGGCGTAGGGCCACCAAGAAACCTTACTCTAGGTCCATTGTTGGTGCTACACTGGAAGTTATTCAGAAGAAAAGAGCAGAGAAGCCAGAAGTTCGTGATGCTGCTAGAGAAGCTGCTCTGCG TGAAATCAAGGAGAGggtaaagaaaacaaaagatgAGAAGAAGGCAAAGAAGGCTGAAGTTCAGGCCAAGTTACAAAAATCACAAGGCAAAGGTGCTGTCAGCAAGGGTGCTGCACCCAAAGGACCCAAgcttggtggtggtggtggcaagCGCTAA